In Gemmatimonadaceae bacterium, the genomic window GAAGTCCAGCATCGAGCGCGCGGCCGCGCGCGTGATCATGGCCATGGTCGCCGGGAACGGGATGTCCTGGTCGACAGAGCGACGCACCGACGGCGCTTCCGCGAAATCGTCGGCGTCGAGCGTCAACTTCGGCGTCAGCAGGAGCGTGCGCTCCATGAGATTTCGCAGCTCGCGAATGTTGCCGCTCCACTCGCGACCGGCGAGCGCTCGCTCCGCCGCCGGCGACAGCAGCGGTACCGGCAATCCGTACTCGCCAGCGAAGCGCAGCAGAAAATGTCGGGCGAGCAACGGAACGTCTTCCCGCCGCGCTCGCAACGGCGGCAATTCGATCGGTACCACATTGAGCCGATGGAACAGATCCTCGCGAAATTCTCGACGCGACGCGGCCGCGGCGAGCTCGACGTGCGTCGCGGCGATGATTCGAACATCGATGGAAATCGCTCGCGTACCGCCGACACGCCGAATCGTTCGCTCCTCGAGCGCGCGCAGCAGCTTCCCCTGCAGCACGAGTGGCAGATGTCCAACCTCGTCGAGAAAGAGCGTTCCACCATTGGCGAGCTCGAACAGGCCAGGCTTCGCCACCGTGGCGCCGGTGAACGCACCCTTCTCGTGGCCGAACAACTCGCTCTCGAGCAGCTGTTCGGGAATCGCGGCGCAATTGATGTCGACGAATGGGGCGCCGCGCCGCGGCCCGTTGTAGTGAATCGCGCGCGCGACGAGCTCCTTCCCCGTTCCGGTTTCGCCCGTCAGTAAAACCGTAACCGAGGCGTACGGAATGATGCGCGCCGCCCTATCGAGCGCCGCCCGCAATGCGGCGCTCGCGCCAAGCACGCCCTCGAATCGGAACTTCGACGCCTCGGACGCGACGAATTCGAGTCGGCGCGTGTCAGCACGAAGCGCTTCAGCTCGTTCGCGCAACCATGACGCGAGGAGGGCAGCGTCGTCAGGCAACGCGAAATATGTCGCGGCACCCGCTCGAACGAGCGCGGCTGCGAGCCGATGATCAGGCCGCGCGCCGGCGGCGGCAATCTCGATGGCACCTCGTTCTCCGCTCGCCGTCTGCCGTAGTGTCGCCTCGAGCTCCTCTTCCATACCGCCGCCGCTGACGACGCCGACCGCTCCTGTTAGGCGATCGAAGCCGGCGGCCGTCTCGAGCGGCGCGTACGCGAGACCACATTGGTCCGCAAGCGTTGGCCACATGGACGAAAAGGAGTCAGAGAGCGACAGGACCACGAGTCTGGGAGGCGAATTCGGCAATGGGCGGCGCTTGTTTGGCCGAGCCGCCCGGAGTGCGCCGAACCTAACGAGGCTCGGCGCTACCTGGCGGTCAGCGGTGATCGTCGTGACCGTCGTGATCGTCGTCTTCGAAAGCGCGGAACGATCCAGCGATGTTCGCCGCGATGCGCGCCGCATTGGAACTGTTGCTCGGATCGAGCGTTCCGCCCGAGCCGTCACTGAACCACTTACTCAGATCAATCGCCACGGTCACGTTCGGGTTCGTGGCATCGACCGTGACCGGCGTCGCGAACGCCGTCTCGATGCGGGTGTCGATGGCGCTCGTAAACACGAACGCCTTGCCATTGAACGTCCCTTGGATGCGAATGCTCACCCCTTTGAATTCGGGGTGTGCAGCGAGGAAGGCCTCGCCACTTCGGTTACCACTCGATTCCGGGCGGATCCGGATCTCCAACGCCCGATAGGTGCCCGCGGGGACGCTCGCGGAAATGTTCGTCTCGAGTGAGGCGTCGACAGGAATGTCGAGCAGCGCTGGGCCGACTTCGACCTCGGCGCAGCCGTCCTCGACCTCGGCGTCGTCGCCGCTCGACTCCTCCATGGCCGTACACCCCGAGGCACTCGCTGGCGCGAGCTCGATTCGGCGCGCGAGAAGTTGCGCCTTCGTGATCACGAGCGTGCTGGTCCCCGTGGCGACCGTGATGTCGGCGCGCGCGCGATCCGCCACCGCGGCTTGCGACTGCGACGTGAGCGATACGCTGAATGGCCGCTTCGCGGCGTTGCTGCTCGTGGCATCGCTGCAAGCACTTGCGCCGACGGCGGCGCAGAGTAGCAATGCGCTCCGTTTGACGTTGAGCATGGGGGGCATGGAGATCTCCTGAGGCAATTGGGTGTCGGTAGTCACGCCTTTGTCGGAGCGTCCAATAGCAGAGCCGGCGCCACGCCCACGGCCATCGGTAGTTGCCGGCAAATCGATGTACACTATGACGTTGGCGCCTTCCCTTCTCGGTGTAGGCACATTCAGGACTGGATCGAATCGTTACGTGTCTCTATCAGAGCAATGCAGCAATTGAGTCCGTTCTCACTTCACTCGCGCGAGTGTCACTCGTGATGCATTGCGATGCGCTCCTCTTCGACCTCGATGGTGTGCTCGTCGATTCGGCTGAATGCGTTCGTCGGATCTGCACCGACTGGGCGATCGCTCGCGGCCTCGACCCCGGCCATGTCTTGCGATGGTCGCAGGGCCGTAGGGTTCAGGACACCGTACGCGCGGTTGCGCCCCATCTCGACGTCGACATGGAAGTGGCGGCGCTCGTCGCGATGGAGGCCGCGACAACGGCTGGGCTGCGCTCCGTGCCCGGCACGCACGCCCTGGTGCCCACGCTCCCGCCTAACGCGTGGGCCGTGGTGACATCCGGCGCACGACCAGTCGCGACTTTGCGGCTCACTCATGTTGGCCTGCCACTTCCACAGATACTCATCACGGGCGACGACGTCGCGCGCGGCAAGCCGGACCCCGAGGGCTATCTCGCCGCGGCGGCGGCTCTGGGCGTTGCGCCGGCTGATTGCGTCGTGATCGAGGATGCACCAGCTGGACTCGAAGCTGCTGGCGCCGCTGGCATGCGCTCGGTCGGCATCGCCGGCACGGTCCCCGCCTCCGAGCTGCGAAGCGCGACCGTGGTCGTGCCTTCTTTCGCCGTGCTCAGGATCAGCCTGTCCGCCCACTCGCCTCGGATCCATCTGGGCCATTGACAGAACCGCCCCTGCGTTTGACCTTTCATCCGGATATTAGGATGATCAACCCTTCATACGTCTAGCTTCTGCTCGCCTAGTCCCCAGGGCCTTCTTCTTGTCCGTCTCCATCCTTGACCGCATAAGCGCCCTCGCTGATCCGACGCGCAGCAGGATCCTGCTGCTGCTCGACGGTCGTGAGCTCAT contains:
- a CDS encoding sigma-54 dependent transcriptional regulator, with the protein product MWPTLADQCGLAYAPLETAAGFDRLTGAVGVVSGGGMEEELEATLRQTASGERGAIEIAAAGARPDHRLAAALVRAGAATYFALPDDAALLASWLRERAEALRADTRRLEFVASEASKFRFEGVLGASAALRAALDRAARIIPYASVTVLLTGETGTGKELVARAIHYNGPRRGAPFVDINCAAIPEQLLESELFGHEKGAFTGATVAKPGLFELANGGTLFLDEVGHLPLVLQGKLLRALEERTIRRVGGTRAISIDVRIIAATHVELAAAASRREFREDLFHRLNVVPIELPPLRARREDVPLLARHFLLRFAGEYGLPVPLLSPAAERALAGREWSGNIRELRNLMERTLLLTPKLTLDADDFAEAPSVRRSVDQDIPFPATMAMITRAAARSMLDFCTGNKSEAARRLGISRPRLQRLLDVSIDAHSELNDEAEVET
- a CDS encoding HAD-IA family hydrolase — protein: MHCDALLFDLDGVLVDSAECVRRICTDWAIARGLDPGHVLRWSQGRRVQDTVRAVAPHLDVDMEVAALVAMEAATTAGLRSVPGTHALVPTLPPNAWAVVTSGARPVATLRLTHVGLPLPQILITGDDVARGKPDPEGYLAAAAALGVAPADCVVIEDAPAGLEAAGAAGMRSVGIAGTVPASELRSATVVVPSFAVLRISLSAHSPRIHLGH